Proteins encoded within one genomic window of Haematobia irritans isolate KBUSLIRL chromosome 5, ASM5000362v1, whole genome shotgun sequence:
- the LOC142240372 gene encoding UDP-glucosyltransferase 2-like, giving the protein MHLNGMRWIIFIFTLKYMAHAERILSILGFEGPRQYAFILPLLRNLVQRGHHVTSITNFPQEQSMENFREIVISENEYLYNDLFNTIIDPYDKDNFNVRGKLCGTGFRICENILRHKDVQNLLHHDSFDLIILDLIFTESLVGFAQHFQATIVGFSTIGATRQIDELVDNITPLSYVSNINLKQPYMENMSFFQRCINVIFYGLEWLYYYYEYFPIQKDIYRRYFPNSTKALEDIMKNFSLVLLNDHFTLSAPRPYVPNMIEVAGLHIPENPQPLTTEIQEILNAAEQGFVYVAIENLLPDKLMQLLLHEFQDVQQLILWNTKSRPSPNLVIPSNVHFVLNLSHHSILSHPSIKLLICHGGYNHIIDSIYHGVPVLSIANVHGQQEDYIDFISKMNHGFFLQQTQFNRKSLRFSLQEFLTKDRYGKEAKLKSLQFRDQLNSPLERSTYWIEYVLRHKGAPHIRNLGQNLSSWQFYNHDVYIFLCIVGFILSFLAYLTLNIFIKLSKMVLFKNKCKKD; this is encoded by the exons ATGCATCTGAATGGAATGCGATGGATTATATTcatatttacactcaaataTATGGCTCATGCCGAACGTATACTATCGATACTGGGATTTGAGGGACCAAGACAATATGCATTTATTTTGCCTCTTTTGAGAAATTTAGTGCAGCGGGGTCATCATGTTACATCCATAACAAATTTTCCCCAGGAGcaatcaatggaaaattttagagaaattgtAATTTCAGAAAATGAATATCTTTATAATG ATCTCTTCAATACAATCATTGATCCATATGACAAAGATAACTTTAATGTTCGTGGAAAATTATGTGGAACCGGTTTTAGGATATGTGAAAATATTCTTCGTCATAAAGATGTTCAAAATTTGCTACACCACGATAGCTTTGATTTAATTATTTTGGATTTGATATTCACAGAGTCACTTGTGGGATTTGCTCAACATTTTCAAGCTACAATTGTGGGATTTTCAACCATAGGAGCTACTCGTCAAATTGATGAGTTGGTGGATAACATAACACCATTGTCCTATGTATCcaatataaatctgaagcagccATATATGGAAAATATGTCGTTCTTCCAGAgatgtataaatgttatattttatggCCTAGAGTGGTTATATTACTATTATGAATATTTTCCCATACAAAAAGACATATATCGACGTTATTTTCCCAATTCCACTAAGGCACTAGAAGATATAATGAAGAATTTCTCTTTGGTATTGCTAAATGATCACTTTACGCTAAGTGCACCTAGACCATATGTACCAAATATGATCGAAGTTGCTGGTCTACATATTCCCGAGAACCCACAGCCTCTTACTACAGAGATCCAAGAAATTCTTAATGCTGCTGAACAAGGATTTGTATATGTGGCCATTGAGAATTTATTACCAGACAAATTGATGCAACTACTTTTACATGAATTCCAAGATGTACAACAACTGATTCTCTGGAATACAAAATCAAGACCATCTCCAAATCTTGTGATACCCTCCAATGTTCATTTTGTTCTAAATTTATCACATCACTCGATACTTTCGCATCCTTCAATTAAATTACTTATATGTCACGGAGGTTATAACCACATCATCGATAGTATATACCATGGTGTTCCAGTCCTTAGTATAGCCAATGTTCATGGTCAACAAGAAGATTACATtgactttatttcaaaaatgaatCATGGTTTCTTTTTACAACAAACACAATTCAATCGTAAATCTTTAAGATTTTCTCTACAAGAATTTCTCACCAAGGATCGTTATGGCAAAGAGGCAAAATTGAAATCCCTGCAATTTCGTGATCAACTAAATTCTCCTCTGGAAAGATCAACCTACTGGATCGAGTATGTGTTAAGGCATAAGGGGGCACCTCACATACGTAATCTAGGACAAAATTTGTCCTCATGGCAATTTTATAATCATGatgtttatatatttctttgTATCGTAGGATTTATTTTAAGCTTTTTAGCATATTTAActctaaatattttcattaaattatcaaagatggttttatttaaaaataaatgtaaaaaagatTAA
- the LOC142240807 gene encoding UDP-glucosyltransferase 2-like, which produces MSFATLSLLLISAQLVTVNAARILGIFAFPARGSYAFVEPLLIELSRRGHHVTSISNFPQDEPLENFRDIVIKENRHLFDDFGNFSIDNVSASHFDVIGPFYKKAYEMNQNLYENPEVIKLRQYESFDVILLDVILTESFYGFGEEFQAPMVAVSTWGTMISIDELVGNTTPLSYIPNMLMLRKYNENMNFWRRCLNVVLFLCDWMHYYFKYMPMQEKIYSYHFPNASKSLVEAQKNFSLVLVNDHFAISTPRPYVPNMIEVAGMHIPNIVDDLSLEIEELLKDAKNGVIYVIIKSFLPDHIMEMILEVFGDYQQLVIWSNNFQTWTSLQIPSNVCFYSNVSHYALMSHPKVQLIISHGEYLNIIESIYYGIPILSLPRYDGINEDYIDWIRKLGNGISLTWDTLNRKQLSLALNDLLLKDGYRQEAKHKSMLFQDQMNTPLERAIYWIEYVLKFNGASHLRNLGQNLTVWEFYNVDVFLMIALMIILFICFSYIILNLMLKIIVNVK; this is translated from the exons ATGTCTTTCGCTACACTGTCACTTCTTTTAATTTCTGCTCAATTAGTGACGGTCAATGCTGCACGAATATTAGGAATATTTGCCTTTCCTGCAAGGGGCTCATATGCATTTGTTGAACCGTTGTTGATTGAATTGTCACGTCGAGGTCATCATGTAACATCCATATCGAATTTTCCTCAAGATGAGCCTTTGGAGAATTTTCGTGATATTGTGATAAAGGAAAATCGACATCTGTTCGATG ACTTTGGTaacttttccatagacaatGTTAGTGCTTCTCATTTCGATGTAATTGGACCATTTTACAAAAAAGCATATGAGATGAACcagaatttatatgaaaatcccGAGGtgataaaattgagacaatatGAGTCTTTCGATGTGATTTTACTGGATGTAATACTAACTGAATCTTTTTATGGATTTGGTGAGGAGTTTCAAGCGCCCATGGTGGCTGTATCAACATGGGGTACCATGATTTCGATTGATGAACTAGTGGGAAATACTACCCCCCTGTCATACATACCAAATATGCTAATGTTGCgcaaatacaatgaaaatatgaatTTCTGGCGCAGATGTTTGAATGTAGTCCTTTTTCTCTGCGATTGGATGCattattatttcaaatatatgccAATGCAAGAGAAAATTTATAGCTACCATTTTCCAAATGCTTCCAAAAGTCTGGTGGAagctcaaaaaaatttctcattGGTTTTGGTAAATGATCATTTTGCCATAAGTACACCTAGACCTTATGTCcccaatatgattgaagtagccGGCATGCATATACCCAACATAGTAGATGATTTGTCGCTAGAAATTGAGGAGTTACTTAAAGATGCCAAAAATGGGGTAATCTATGTAATAATAAAGTCTTTTCTTCCGGATCATATTATGGAAATGATTCTGGAGGTATTTGGTGATTATCAGCAATTGGTTATATGGAGTAACAATTTCCAGACTTGGACCTCTTTACAAATTCCCTCCAATGTTTGTTTCTATTCTAATGTGTCCCACTATGCCTTAATGTCTCATCCTAAAGTCCAGTTAATAATTTCACATGGTGAATATTTAAACATAATCGAAAGTATTTACTATGGCATACCAATATTGAGTTTACCACGATATGATGGCATTAATGAGGACTACATCGATTGGATTAGAAAGCTTGGTAATGGTATCTCTTTAACATGGGATACACTTAATCGGAAACAATTATCCTTGGCCTTAAATGATTTGCTTTTGAAGGATGGCTATCGTCAGGAGGCCAAGCACAAATCTATGCTTTTTCAAGATCAAATGAATACTCCTTTGGAGAGAGCCATATATTGGATCGAATATGTTCTGAAATTTAATGGAGCATCACATTTGCGGAATTTAGGTCAAAATCTTACCGTTTGGGAATTTTACAATGTGGATGTATTCCTCATGATAGCATTGAtgataatattatttatttgtttctcaTATATAATTCTGAATttaatgttaaaaattattgtgaatgttaaataa